A window from Longibacter salinarum encodes these proteins:
- a CDS encoding FtsX-like permease family protein, translated as MRLLPKSSLRYLLRHPLLMGLSVLGVALGVAVVVAIDLANTSAARAFELSAETVTGKATHQVVGAAGALDDSVYRSLRVDAGVEKSAPVVEGYAKLAADTASATVDAESRTMQVLGIDPFAEAPFRPFVATGTRALALSDFIGAETALLSAPTARSMGLAAGDTLRLEIEGVVHRLVLAGLVQPEDERTRRATANLLITDISTAQNLFELDAQISRIDLIVPDTRAGSEELDRIRSALPGGAQVRRSESRTQTVEQMTRAFELNLTALSLLALVVGAFLIYNTMTFSVVQRRGLIGRLRALGVTRRQIFGVVIGEAFLLGLAGTIIGLLMGIAMAFGLVQLITRAINDLYFVVNVRELTIAPFTLVKGAVLGIGTTVVAALAPAREATNAPVSTVLRRSTQESGIQDLAPRLALAGAALGAVSGALLLIPTRSIIVGYISLLLVLVAAALITPMFVLAASRIARPILGRFAGVIGRMASRGVATTLSRTGVAIAALTIAIASTVGVGVMIDSFRGTVVTWLTQSLQADVYVQPPSLVFRRSDASLQPGVVDTLRSMDGVSSAHSVRRTEVQSEDGSSELVAIEMGPSTPDIYRFKSGDPDEIWPDFDTGNFVLVSEPYSYKYRVGVGDTLRLQTDRGPTQFPIRGVYYDYGSDIGVVMMSRQTYTRYYDDSGYSGIALYLEEGIDPDTIIPNMRSAVAGMQDVFIRSNRALRQTSLEIFDRTFTITTVLRLLAILVAFIGVLSALMALELERSRELGVLRATGMTPGQVGRYVTLQTGLMGLIAGLASLPLGYALAYVLVYVINKRSFGWTLQLEVPPEVLLQAVGLAVVAAVLAGIYPAYKMANTSPSTALREE; from the coding sequence GTGCGTCTTCTTCCGAAATCGAGTCTCCGGTACCTGCTGCGCCACCCGCTGTTGATGGGCCTCTCCGTGCTGGGCGTCGCGCTCGGTGTGGCCGTCGTCGTCGCTATCGACCTCGCCAACACGAGCGCCGCGCGCGCCTTCGAGCTATCGGCGGAAACCGTCACGGGCAAGGCAACCCATCAGGTCGTGGGCGCTGCGGGAGCACTTGACGACTCCGTGTATCGATCACTGCGCGTCGATGCGGGTGTCGAAAAATCTGCTCCGGTCGTGGAGGGCTATGCGAAACTCGCGGCAGATACGGCATCGGCCACCGTCGATGCCGAGTCGCGTACCATGCAGGTACTGGGAATCGACCCGTTCGCCGAAGCCCCGTTCCGCCCCTTTGTTGCAACGGGCACGCGGGCTCTTGCCCTCAGCGATTTTATCGGTGCCGAGACCGCGCTTCTCTCCGCCCCGACGGCGCGCTCAATGGGCCTGGCCGCCGGCGACACGCTCCGGCTCGAAATTGAAGGGGTCGTCCATCGACTCGTGCTCGCTGGCCTGGTCCAGCCGGAAGACGAGCGGACACGCCGGGCCACGGCGAACCTTTTGATCACGGACATCTCGACGGCTCAGAACCTATTCGAGCTCGACGCACAGATCAGCCGCATCGACCTGATCGTACCGGATACGCGAGCGGGATCGGAAGAACTGGACCGGATCCGCAGCGCCCTCCCCGGCGGAGCACAAGTACGGCGTTCCGAGTCACGCACGCAGACCGTGGAGCAGATGACGCGAGCGTTCGAGCTCAACCTGACGGCCCTCAGCCTACTTGCACTCGTCGTCGGTGCCTTTCTCATCTACAACACGATGACCTTCTCGGTCGTGCAGCGCCGTGGGCTGATCGGGCGACTCCGCGCACTGGGCGTGACCCGGAGACAAATCTTCGGCGTCGTCATCGGGGAGGCCTTTCTGCTTGGACTGGCGGGCACCATCATCGGGCTGCTGATGGGCATCGCGATGGCATTCGGGCTCGTGCAGCTCATCACGCGCGCCATCAACGATCTGTACTTCGTCGTCAATGTCCGGGAGCTCACGATCGCCCCGTTCACGCTCGTGAAGGGCGCCGTTCTCGGCATCGGAACGACGGTAGTAGCCGCTCTCGCCCCGGCCCGAGAGGCAACGAATGCACCGGTCAGCACGGTCCTCCGACGGTCGACGCAGGAGAGCGGCATTCAGGATCTCGCCCCCCGCCTCGCCCTTGCGGGAGCGGCGCTGGGTGCTGTCAGCGGTGCTCTTTTGCTGATCCCGACACGGAGTATCATCGTCGGCTACATCTCGCTCCTCCTGGTGCTCGTCGCAGCGGCTCTGATCACGCCGATGTTCGTCCTCGCCGCCTCGAGAATCGCCCGCCCCATCCTCGGACGATTCGCTGGAGTCATCGGCCGGATGGCTTCACGTGGCGTTGCAACCACGCTCAGCCGCACGGGCGTCGCCATCGCAGCGCTTACCATCGCCATCGCCTCTACTGTCGGCGTCGGCGTCATGATCGACAGCTTTCGCGGAACGGTCGTGACGTGGCTCACACAGTCGCTTCAGGCCGACGTGTACGTGCAACCGCCGAGCCTCGTCTTCCGGCGCTCGGACGCGTCGCTTCAACCCGGCGTCGTGGACACACTCCGCTCGATGGACGGCGTGTCAAGCGCCCATTCGGTACGCCGAACCGAAGTCCAGAGCGAGGACGGATCCAGCGAACTTGTCGCAATTGAGATGGGCCCAAGCACACCAGATATCTACCGCTTTAAGTCTGGCGATCCAGACGAGATCTGGCCAGACTTCGACACAGGCAACTTCGTCCTGGTGTCTGAACCCTACAGCTACAAGTATCGTGTCGGTGTGGGCGATACGTTGCGCCTCCAGACGGACCGTGGCCCCACGCAATTTCCGATTCGAGGCGTGTATTACGACTACGGCTCTGACATTGGTGTCGTGATGATGAGCCGGCAGACATACACGCGTTACTACGACGATAGCGGCTACTCCGGCATCGCGCTCTACCTTGAGGAAGGCATCGACCCCGATACGATCATTCCAAACATGCGCTCGGCCGTCGCCGGTATGCAGGACGTGTTTATCCGGTCGAATCGGGCCTTACGCCAGACGTCGCTGGAGATATTCGACCGCACATTCACGATCACGACGGTTCTACGGCTTCTCGCTATACTGGTCGCGTTCATCGGCGTGCTGAGTGCGCTCATGGCCCTGGAACTGGAGCGATCGCGGGAACTGGGGGTTCTGCGCGCGACGGGCATGACGCCGGGACAGGTCGGACGATACGTGACCCTCCAGACGGGACTCATGGGCCTGATCGCCGGACTCGCGTCGCTCCCACTCGGCTACGCCCTCGCGTACGTGCTCGTCTATGTCATCAACAAACGGTCCTTTGGCTGGACGCTGCAGTTGGAGGTCCCGCCAGAGGTGTTGCTTCAAGCCGTCGGACTCGCCGTCGTCGCCGCCGTCCTCGCGGGCATCTATCCCGCATACAAGATGGCGAACACGTCCCCCTCGACCGCACTCCGAGAGGAATAA
- a CDS encoding M16 family metallopeptidase, protein MRSSLRSISRLALGAVLLMLLAWSPFAQAQQADADTSEEALPVDPAVRTGTLDNGMRFYIRQNDEPEDRLQLRLALNAGSILETDAQRGLAHFLEHMLFNGTENFEEQKLIDFLERTGMEFGPDVNAYTSFDETVYKLRVPTDSLELVKTSFMVLRDWASRATLSEEEIDKERGVVIEEWRQSQETAQGRMQDDIVSTLFAGSRYADRLPIGDTSVVKNAPYSEVRDYYETWYRPDLMAIIAVGDMDPDMLETMIRDRFSDFESPSDPQERKRYDVPAHEDTKYAVVTDPEYPVSSVATIFKTDAQPVRSKADFRRMLKERLFFSMLNARLSEKAQSGDAPFLGAGGFNFTLARPMKGYGLQAQVPEDSIVAGMEALLTEATRIRQHGFTDSELIRQKRDLLRSYETSYNERENIPSQSLAQQYVQLFLTGESAPGIETEYELAKEIMPTITLADVNAVTSTIVADRNRAVLVQMPEKEGLEPPSEDTLAAVLDRVRTKDVEPYEDEMSDVPLMADIPEPAGLKSTETIDTLGTTVWTLENGVTVVHKPTEFKDDEIRFTATSPGGASTISDDAYRSMRFAPNVVRQSGVGPFDNTALKKYLQGKSVSVSPYISSRDEGMNGSASPQDLETMFQLIHSYATAPRIDANALQSFKQQLTARLKNRSATPTAALQDTLVAKVYDNHPRVSPPEIAEVEALIADSLLGYYRTRFADASDFTFTFAGNVPTDSLAQFARTYLGTLPTIERTDEVRAVTPAPPNDVVEAEVRAGQGQRSIVLLTYNGDIEYTRENRHALTTLSDVLSIKLREELREKRGGTYNVGVRDNTTGPPYNRYSFTVSFVCDPDRAADLLAAAKAEIDSVRTGGVTADDIAKVQEQQRRSRETAMETNSFWVSALDQAFTTESVEPLDIYRYEELVSSSTPETVAQTAQSYLNENRYYQVVLYPEDFEANAETSDGEASTEAGEK, encoded by the coding sequence ATGCGATCATCATTACGATCCATCAGTCGGCTTGCTCTTGGTGCGGTGCTTCTCATGCTTCTTGCATGGAGCCCCTTTGCCCAGGCGCAGCAGGCTGACGCTGATACGTCCGAAGAGGCTCTACCGGTCGACCCGGCCGTTCGAACCGGGACGCTCGACAACGGAATGCGCTTCTACATCCGACAGAATGACGAGCCGGAAGATCGTCTCCAGCTCCGGCTTGCACTGAACGCAGGCTCGATACTCGAAACGGATGCCCAGCGCGGGCTCGCTCATTTTCTCGAGCACATGCTGTTCAACGGCACGGAAAATTTTGAGGAGCAAAAGCTGATCGATTTTCTCGAGCGTACGGGCATGGAGTTCGGTCCCGATGTGAACGCGTACACAAGCTTCGATGAGACGGTTTACAAACTGCGTGTGCCAACCGATAGTCTCGAGTTGGTGAAGACGTCGTTCATGGTGCTGCGAGACTGGGCGTCCCGTGCGACGCTTTCCGAGGAAGAGATCGACAAAGAACGCGGCGTCGTCATCGAAGAGTGGCGCCAGAGCCAGGAGACGGCGCAGGGTCGCATGCAAGACGACATTGTGTCGACGCTTTTCGCTGGCTCCCGTTATGCTGATCGCCTCCCGATTGGCGATACGTCTGTGGTCAAAAACGCACCGTACAGCGAGGTCCGCGATTATTACGAAACGTGGTACCGTCCCGATCTCATGGCGATCATAGCGGTCGGCGACATGGATCCGGATATGCTGGAAACGATGATCCGCGACCGGTTCTCGGACTTTGAATCCCCGAGCGATCCACAGGAGCGGAAAAGATACGATGTCCCAGCGCACGAGGATACGAAGTATGCCGTCGTCACCGATCCGGAGTATCCGGTTTCGAGCGTTGCGACCATCTTCAAGACCGACGCGCAACCCGTTCGGTCGAAAGCAGACTTTCGCCGGATGCTCAAGGAGCGGCTATTCTTCAGCATGCTGAACGCCCGGTTGTCTGAGAAGGCGCAGTCCGGCGACGCCCCGTTTCTTGGTGCGGGCGGCTTCAACTTTACACTCGCTCGCCCGATGAAAGGGTACGGACTCCAGGCTCAGGTGCCGGAAGATAGCATCGTCGCCGGCATGGAGGCGCTCCTCACGGAGGCCACGCGCATTCGCCAGCACGGCTTCACCGACTCGGAGTTGATCCGGCAGAAGCGGGATCTACTTCGGTCGTACGAAACGTCGTACAATGAGCGCGAAAATATACCGTCGCAGTCTCTCGCGCAGCAGTACGTCCAACTTTTCCTGACCGGCGAATCTGCGCCAGGGATCGAGACGGAGTACGAGTTGGCGAAAGAGATCATGCCGACGATCACGCTCGCAGACGTGAATGCCGTGACGTCGACCATCGTGGCCGACCGAAACCGTGCGGTGCTTGTCCAGATGCCTGAGAAGGAAGGCCTTGAGCCACCGTCGGAGGATACACTCGCTGCGGTCCTCGACCGGGTTCGGACGAAGGACGTCGAGCCGTACGAGGATGAAATGTCTGACGTCCCGCTGATGGCCGACATTCCAGAGCCGGCAGGCCTCAAGTCTACGGAGACGATCGATACACTGGGAACGACGGTGTGGACACTGGAAAATGGCGTCACTGTTGTCCACAAGCCGACCGAGTTCAAGGACGACGAGATCCGATTCACGGCTACGAGTCCCGGCGGCGCATCCACGATCAGCGACGATGCGTACCGGTCCATGCGCTTTGCGCCAAACGTTGTTCGGCAGAGCGGTGTCGGTCCGTTTGACAACACGGCGCTCAAGAAGTACCTGCAGGGCAAGTCGGTGAGTGTGAGCCCGTATATTTCGAGCCGAGACGAAGGCATGAACGGGTCGGCCTCGCCGCAGGATCTGGAGACGATGTTCCAGCTCATCCATTCGTATGCGACCGCGCCCCGTATCGATGCAAATGCGCTGCAGTCGTTTAAGCAGCAACTCACGGCCCGGCTGAAGAACCGCTCGGCAACCCCGACCGCGGCTTTGCAGGACACGCTGGTGGCGAAGGTATACGACAACCATCCGCGCGTCAGCCCGCCCGAGATCGCTGAGGTTGAGGCGCTCATAGCCGATTCACTTCTCGGGTATTACCGAACGCGATTCGCTGATGCCAGCGACTTTACATTCACGTTCGCGGGCAACGTCCCGACCGATTCTCTCGCTCAATTTGCCCGAACCTATCTGGGCACGCTGCCGACGATCGAGCGTACGGACGAGGTTCGTGCGGTCACGCCGGCTCCGCCGAATGACGTGGTCGAAGCTGAGGTCCGTGCCGGGCAGGGACAGCGGTCGATTGTTCTGCTCACGTACAACGGCGACATCGAGTACACGCGTGAGAATCGCCACGCGCTGACGACGCTGAGCGATGTGCTCTCGATCAAGCTCCGCGAGGAGCTCCGGGAGAAGCGAGGCGGCACGTACAACGTCGGCGTCCGCGACAACACGACCGGCCCGCCGTACAATCGCTACAGCTTCACGGTCAGTTTCGTCTGCGACCCCGACCGGGCGGCGGATCTGCTCGCTGCCGCGAAAGCGGAGATTGATTCGGTCCGAACCGGTGGTGTGACCGCTGATGATATCGCCAAGGTGCAGGAGCAGCAGCGCCGCAGCCGCGAAACGGCAATGGAGACCAACAGCTTCTGGGTCAGCGCCCTGGACCAGGCCTTCACGACGGAAAGCGTGGAGCCGCTCGACATCTATCGCTACGAGGAGCTGGTGTCGAGTAGTACGCCGGAGACGGTGGCACAGACCGCGCAGTCGTACCTGAACGAGAACCGCTACTACCAGGTCGTCCTCTACCCGGAAGATTTCGAAGCGAATGCTGAGACGTCTGACGGTGAGGCGTCCACGGAAGCTGGAGAGAAGTGA
- a CDS encoding lipocalin-like domain-containing protein, which translates to MRRTVLIFALIVGVLGAAVYWLTNRTDQEAALDTSVAVAEAMGDSDTTGYARADRVVDFSFPEDHGPHPGFKTEWWYITGNLDSEGAATIPGQQPGSSARDFGFELTIFRVAMRPPSQQPVRLASGDSARSTWSTDQMYMGHFAVSDITNETQYDVERFSRGAAGLAGAQADPFRVWLDDWSIATVDTADAPLIDGAFPVRLRAHGNNAAADLILTPTKEMVLQGDRGLSQKGEGEGNASYYYTYPRLATEGTIVIDGDSVEVSGLSWMDREWSTSALSENQVGWDWFALQLDDGRDLMYYQLRNKDGSASRYTDGVVVGPDGSTTPIDKTDTSLEVLDTYMTPDGTREYPTAWHLRIPSQDIDLRINAAFDDQELNVSVRYWEGAVTVDGSSQGESVRGHGYVEMTGYGEGATSPTVGVQ; encoded by the coding sequence ATGCGTCGGACCGTCCTAATTTTCGCTCTGATCGTCGGCGTCCTCGGAGCCGCCGTCTACTGGCTCACGAACCGAACGGACCAGGAAGCCGCTCTCGATACGTCCGTCGCGGTGGCCGAAGCGATGGGCGACAGTGATACCACTGGCTACGCCCGTGCCGATCGAGTCGTCGACTTCTCCTTCCCCGAAGATCACGGGCCCCACCCAGGCTTCAAAACCGAATGGTGGTACATCACGGGCAACCTCGACTCGGAGGGCGCCGCAACGATCCCTGGCCAACAGCCCGGCTCCTCGGCCCGAGACTTCGGATTCGAACTCACGATCTTCCGCGTCGCGATGCGTCCCCCATCACAGCAACCGGTCCGACTCGCATCCGGCGACTCGGCGCGCTCCACGTGGTCCACCGACCAGATGTACATGGGGCACTTCGCGGTAAGCGATATCACGAACGAGACGCAGTACGACGTCGAGCGCTTTAGCCGGGGAGCGGCCGGCCTCGCGGGCGCACAGGCCGACCCGTTTCGCGTCTGGCTGGACGACTGGTCCATCGCTACAGTCGACACCGCAGACGCTCCCCTGATCGATGGAGCGTTTCCGGTTCGGTTGCGTGCTCATGGTAACAACGCAGCAGCCGACCTCATTCTTACGCCGACGAAAGAAATGGTGCTACAGGGAGATCGCGGTCTCTCGCAAAAAGGTGAAGGAGAGGGCAACGCCTCTTACTACTACACGTACCCGCGTCTCGCGACAGAAGGCACAATCGTTATTGATGGCGACAGCGTCGAGGTTTCAGGGCTCAGCTGGATGGACCGCGAGTGGAGCACGTCGGCGCTGAGCGAAAACCAGGTGGGCTGGGACTGGTTTGCCCTGCAACTCGACGACGGACGCGACCTGATGTACTACCAGTTGCGCAATAAGGACGGCTCGGCAAGCAGATACACGGACGGCGTGGTCGTAGGCCCAGACGGATCAACCACTCCTATTGACAAAACCGACACGTCCCTCGAGGTGCTAGACACGTACATGACCCCGGACGGCACGCGGGAGTATCCGACCGCATGGCACCTACGCATTCCAAGCCAGGACATCGATCTGCGCATCAACGCCGCCTTTGACGATCAGGAACTTAACGTCTCCGTACGGTACTGGGAAGGCGCTGTCACCGTCGACGGCTCCTCCCAGGGCGAATCGGTGCGCGGACACGGGTACGTCGAAATGACCGGCTACGGCGAAGGCGCCACCTCCCCAACCGTCGGCGTGCAATGA
- a CDS encoding type I restriction enzyme HsdR N-terminal domain-containing protein: protein MNSELSTLNLPEYHVRTIERDGKRMVYDIFRGKYVRLTPEEHVRQQFVHYLVDAHAVPSGLVAIELPVDIQGRPQRADIVIYDREAQPLLLVECKAPDTSISQTVFDQASRYNLRLGAPFLAVTNGLEHYACRIDRTSETIDFLTDLPDFDTMCSEA from the coding sequence TTGAACTCTGAACTCTCAACACTGAACCTCCCAGAGTACCACGTCCGCACGATCGAGCGGGATGGGAAACGGATGGTCTATGACATATTTCGGGGAAAGTACGTGCGCCTGACCCCCGAAGAGCACGTGCGTCAGCAGTTCGTCCACTACCTGGTCGATGCTCACGCGGTCCCATCGGGACTGGTCGCAATCGAGCTACCCGTCGACATCCAGGGGCGGCCACAGCGTGCAGACATCGTCATTTACGACCGCGAGGCTCAACCGCTCCTCCTCGTCGAGTGCAAAGCCCCCGACACCTCCATCAGCCAGACCGTCTTTGACCAGGCATCTCGCTACAACTTGCGGCTCGGTGCCCCCTTTCTTGCCGTCACGAACGGACTCGAACACTACGCCTGTCGCATCGACCGCACCTCCGAAACCATCGATTTTCTGACTGATCTCCCCGACTTTGACACCATGTGTTCAGAGGCATAG
- a CDS encoding energy transducer TonB: MKSQYGTTLQIGFVLALSILLGLTALRFETDDTFEVALSEQDVVVMEEVAQTEQEIKAPPPPRPAAPVEVANDVVLEQETLDFDATLDLNESLDLSGPPEPPAPEPNEEEETYEEEIFVVVEDQPELIGGLAELQKEIKYPNLAQKAGIEGRVFVQFVVNENGDVVNPTVIRGRHPLLDAEALRVIRLAKFEPGRQRGKAVKVQLAMPVTFKLKDKK; encoded by the coding sequence GTGAAGTCCCAGTACGGAACGACACTACAGATCGGGTTCGTCCTCGCTCTGTCCATTTTGCTCGGCTTGACTGCTCTCCGTTTCGAGACGGACGATACGTTCGAAGTCGCGCTCAGTGAGCAAGACGTCGTCGTAATGGAAGAAGTAGCTCAGACCGAGCAGGAGATCAAGGCCCCGCCTCCACCGCGACCGGCAGCTCCCGTTGAAGTTGCCAACGATGTCGTGCTGGAGCAGGAGACTCTGGACTTCGATGCCACTCTCGACTTGAATGAATCGCTCGACCTGTCCGGCCCACCGGAGCCGCCCGCCCCGGAGCCGAACGAGGAGGAAGAGACGTACGAAGAGGAAATCTTTGTCGTCGTCGAAGACCAGCCTGAACTAATTGGAGGTCTGGCCGAGCTCCAGAAGGAAATCAAATATCCGAACCTTGCGCAGAAGGCTGGCATTGAGGGACGCGTGTTCGTCCAGTTCGTCGTCAACGAGAACGGAGACGTCGTTAACCCCACCGTCATCCGCGGGCGTCACCCGCTCCTCGATGCCGAGGCGCTTCGTGTCATTCGCCTGGCGAAGTTTGAGCCCGGCCGGCAGCGAGGCAAAGCCGTGAAGGTACAGCTGGCGATGCCGGTTACCTTCAAGCTGAAAGACAAGAAGTAA
- a CDS encoding elongation factor G — protein sequence MRVYDADHIRNVVLAGHQGSGKTALSEAMVYASGGLDRLGSVNEGTTLSDYHPSEKERQMSIFTSMLHAEWRGHKINIFDTPGYPDFVSEVIAPMKVADTALYVMDARAGVQVGTELAWTYGEMTQKPAMFVINHLDHSESDFRLLVEQIKERFGRGATVVQLPGGAGTRTIIDVLRMKELFYPEGEREPEIREIRDEFRDEADELHRTLVEDIAENDESLMELYFEQGELDEDQMREGLRAAMIERQLFPIFVTSATEAIGVSRLMSFIDNVCPSPAAKPAETMEGEMIYANEKADDPVAFVFRTMSEDHVGEYSFVRVYDGTLQSGQDLDNPRTGNSERIGQIYSINGSERDSVQKMVAGDIGALVKLKDTHTNDTLRGSSSTIQIKPIEFPEPRYRMAVRARQDGLEDKLAQGLHQIAAEDPSLVFDHDPLLNQLTLSGQGEMHLQIARGRLQRRSGVEIDFIRPRVSYRETVRKRARASYRHKKQTGGAGQFADISLMIEPLNGEFNPPSDVKVRGEERVTTEWGAEIHFVDAIVGGVIDMRRFFGAIQKGVLDAMAEGPVAGFPVGDVRVVIYDGGMHPVDSNEAAFKTAAFQGFREAFHKAKPVMLEPLHDVTVTTPDDFTGDVIGDLNTRRGRIQGIETDGPFQKIIAQVPEAELFQYSTTLRSLTHGRGIHHARFSHYEAMPANVQEDVVGAVSEDAVPA from the coding sequence ATGCGTGTATACGATGCTGACCACATTCGCAATGTTGTCCTTGCGGGGCATCAGGGGAGCGGGAAAACCGCGCTGTCTGAGGCCATGGTGTACGCCAGCGGCGGATTGGACCGACTTGGGTCGGTGAATGAAGGGACGACGCTGAGCGATTATCATCCAAGTGAAAAGGAGCGGCAGATGTCGATCTTCACGTCGATGCTGCACGCTGAATGGCGCGGACACAAGATCAATATTTTCGACACGCCCGGATATCCCGATTTTGTGAGCGAGGTCATCGCTCCGATGAAGGTTGCCGATACGGCGCTCTACGTCATGGACGCGCGTGCAGGCGTCCAGGTCGGTACCGAACTGGCGTGGACGTATGGCGAGATGACGCAGAAGCCCGCCATGTTCGTCATCAATCATCTCGACCACTCCGAGTCGGACTTCCGTCTCCTCGTCGAGCAGATCAAGGAACGGTTCGGACGCGGTGCGACGGTCGTGCAGCTTCCGGGAGGAGCCGGCACACGCACGATCATCGATGTGCTACGGATGAAAGAACTGTTCTATCCGGAAGGCGAGAGGGAGCCGGAGATTCGCGAGATCCGTGACGAATTTCGTGACGAAGCGGATGAGCTCCACCGCACCCTTGTGGAGGACATCGCGGAGAACGATGAGAGCCTCATGGAGCTCTACTTTGAACAGGGCGAGCTTGACGAGGACCAGATGCGGGAAGGGCTGCGCGCGGCCATGATTGAGCGCCAGCTCTTTCCGATTTTTGTGACCAGTGCGACGGAAGCGATCGGCGTGTCCCGCCTCATGAGCTTTATCGACAACGTGTGCCCGTCGCCCGCTGCCAAACCGGCGGAGACGATGGAGGGAGAGATGATCTATGCCAATGAGAAGGCGGACGATCCGGTCGCGTTTGTTTTCCGCACGATGAGCGAAGACCACGTCGGAGAATATTCGTTCGTGCGAGTATACGACGGCACGCTGCAGTCGGGACAGGATCTCGACAATCCCCGTACCGGAAATTCTGAGCGGATCGGCCAGATTTATTCGATCAACGGCAGCGAGCGCGACAGTGTACAGAAGATGGTCGCCGGAGACATCGGGGCGCTCGTCAAGCTGAAAGACACGCATACGAATGACACGCTTCGCGGAAGTAGCAGTACCATCCAGATCAAACCCATCGAGTTTCCCGAGCCCCGGTACCGGATGGCAGTCAGGGCACGCCAGGATGGCCTTGAGGATAAACTCGCACAGGGGTTGCACCAGATCGCCGCGGAGGATCCGTCGCTCGTTTTCGATCACGATCCATTGCTGAATCAACTCACATTGAGCGGACAGGGGGAGATGCACCTGCAGATTGCCCGCGGTCGCCTTCAGCGTCGTTCGGGTGTGGAAATCGACTTCATTCGTCCCCGCGTCTCGTATCGTGAAACGGTACGCAAGCGAGCCCGCGCATCGTATCGCCATAAGAAGCAAACGGGCGGAGCCGGACAGTTTGCGGATATCTCCCTGATGATCGAGCCGCTAAATGGAGAGTTCAACCCGCCGTCTGACGTTAAGGTGCGCGGAGAAGAGCGGGTCACGACGGAGTGGGGCGCCGAGATTCACTTCGTCGATGCCATCGTGGGTGGGGTCATCGACATGCGCCGCTTCTTTGGCGCCATCCAGAAGGGCGTCCTCGACGCGATGGCGGAGGGGCCGGTGGCCGGTTTCCCGGTCGGCGATGTACGGGTCGTCATTTACGACGGTGGTATGCACCCGGTTGACTCGAACGAGGCTGCATTCAAGACCGCCGCGTTTCAGGGGTTTCGAGAGGCGTTTCACAAGGCGAAGCCGGTGATGCTTGAGCCGCTCCACGACGTGACGGTAACCACGCCCGACGACTTTACTGGTGATGTCATTGGTGACCTGAACACGCGCCGCGGACGGATTCAGGGCATCGAAACCGATGGACCATTCCAGAAGATTATCGCACAGGTTCCAGAGGCGGAACTCTTCCAGTACTCTACGACGCTACGCTCGCTCACTCACGGTCGGGGTATCCACCACGCGCGGTTCAGTCACTATGAGGCGATGCCAGCCAATGTCCAGGAGGATGTCGTGGGGGCTGTCTCTGAGGACGCTGTTCCCGCATAG
- a CDS encoding 3'(2'),5'-bisphosphate nucleotidase, producing the protein MSTSYDREREVALHAVRKAATLCQAVQSQIDPSVIEKEDRTPVTVADFGSQALICNALREAFPDDPIIAEEDSSALRKNQGVLLQVTQQVQQIRSGVTPNTVCSWIDKGNAGEYSDRFWTLDPIDGTKGFVRGDQYAIALALVVDGVPQVAALACPNLPADLDDDDAPTGQAFIAVRGDGAYQVSLNGEDDSGTRIHTSDAETPANGRFTDSFVSAHSAHDMAKETGQRLGITADPIRMDSQAKYAIVARGDAEIYFRLPRPGTNYTEKIWDHAAGMLVVEMAGGTVTDVNGDPLDFTHAPLLTENTGIVATNGHFHDQVLDALEMD; encoded by the coding sequence ATGTCCACATCGTACGACCGAGAACGCGAGGTTGCCCTCCATGCCGTCCGCAAAGCAGCCACGCTGTGTCAGGCCGTCCAGTCCCAGATTGACCCGTCCGTCATCGAGAAAGAGGATCGGACGCCGGTGACGGTTGCCGACTTCGGGAGTCAGGCGCTGATTTGCAATGCCCTCCGCGAGGCGTTTCCGGACGACCCGATCATCGCCGAGGAAGACTCGAGCGCCCTTCGCAAAAATCAAGGCGTGCTGCTGCAGGTGACGCAACAGGTCCAGCAGATCCGCTCCGGCGTCACGCCCAACACGGTCTGCTCATGGATCGACAAAGGGAACGCGGGCGAGTACAGCGATCGATTCTGGACGCTCGACCCGATCGATGGCACAAAAGGTTTTGTTCGAGGCGACCAGTACGCCATCGCGCTTGCTCTCGTCGTGGACGGCGTCCCGCAGGTCGCGGCCCTCGCATGCCCGAACCTGCCGGCCGACCTCGACGATGACGACGCACCGACCGGACAGGCCTTCATCGCCGTCCGTGGAGACGGAGCCTACCAGGTCTCGCTGAACGGCGAGGACGATAGCGGCACACGCATTCACACGTCGGATGCAGAAACGCCCGCCAATGGCCGCTTCACCGACTCGTTCGTCTCTGCCCATTCGGCACACGATATGGCGAAAGAAACCGGCCAACGCCTGGGCATCACGGCCGACCCGATCCGCATGGACAGCCAGGCGAAGTACGCGATCGTCGCACGCGGGGACGCAGAAATTTACTTCCGCCTTCCCCGTCCGGGCACGAATTACACCGAGAAGATCTGGGACCACGCTGCCGGCATGCTGGTCGTCGAAATGGCGGGAGGCACGGTCACGGACGTGAACGGCGATCCGCTCGACTTCACGCATGCCCCCCTCCTGACGGAGAATACGGGCATCGTCGCCACCAACGGTCACTTCCACGACCAGGTACTCGACGCTCTGGAAATGGACTAA